In Zingiber officinale cultivar Zhangliang chromosome 3B, Zo_v1.1, whole genome shotgun sequence, a single window of DNA contains:
- the LOC122055016 gene encoding pentatricopeptide repeat-containing protein At5g56310-like, translated as MATFSLFVQMIKFILRPDRITFIGILMACSHVGMIGTAIIDFNCMKTVYGVEPKAEHVGCLVDALSRGGYLDKARSVLESMLFETNASAWHALLGGCFAHGDYELSVVVVRHLIELEPPEESGYVALQKLYAITGRTEDALKVRKLMCDLDIKQSSGASMIEVEGAACEFLAGTL; from the coding sequence ATGGCTACTTTTTCCCTGTTTGTGCAAATGATCAAGTTCATATTGCGACCAGATAGGATTACCTTCATCGGAATTTTGATGGCTTGCAGCCATGTAGGCATGATTGGCACTGCTATCATCGACTTCAATTGCATGAAGACGGTTTATGGAGTTGAGCCAAAGGCAGAACATGTTGGATGCTTGGTGGATGCTCTTTCTCGTGGGGGGTATCTCGATAAGGCGAGATCAGTGCTTGAGAGCATGCTTTTCGAAACAAATGCTTCTGCTTGGCATGCACTTTTAGGTGGATGCTTTGCTCATGGTGATTATGAGTTGAGCGTAGTGGTGGTGAGGCATCTCATTGAGCTTGAGCCACCGGAGGAAAGTGGATATGTAGCTCTGCAAAAGTTGTATGCGATTACTGGTAGAACAGAGGATGCATTGAAAGTGAGGAAACTGATGTGTGATTTGGACATCAAACAATCCTCAGGAGCAAGCATGATTGAAGTGGAAGGAGCAGCGTGTGAGTTCTTGGCAGGAACACTATGA